One window from the genome of Streptomyces sp. TLI_235 encodes:
- a CDS encoding DNA end-binding protein Ku has protein sequence MARPVWTGVLTFGLVTVPVALYTATESHTVRFHQLERGTSDRVRNRRVNERTGEEVAFTDIVKGYEVGDGEYVVVDPEELEQISPGRSRTIDVSGFVDLAAIDPIYFDKTYYLGPKGREYGKIYALLTRALERSNRAGLAMFSMRGKEYLTAVRAEKGLLELHTMHFADEVRDPHREIDDLPDGKEKFSGAELRTAEQLIDTLAVDWDPDEYRDTFEEQVRTLIEDKQAGRETVLSEGPPAEATNVVDLMDVLRRSLDDARGAEKAGAPKSPAAARRTPKAAGGKKSTSAAALGGGSGAGAAKEKKRVGSSKAAEDLSKLTKPELYKRATELDIPHRSTMNRDELQAAVERAGHGLRAVS, from the coding sequence ATGGCCAGGCCTGTGTGGACGGGCGTCCTGACGTTCGGCCTCGTGACCGTGCCGGTGGCGCTGTACACGGCGACGGAGAGCCACACGGTCCGCTTCCACCAGTTGGAGCGCGGCACCTCGGACCGGGTGCGCAACCGCCGGGTCAACGAACGCACCGGCGAGGAGGTCGCGTTCACCGACATCGTGAAGGGCTACGAGGTCGGCGACGGCGAGTACGTGGTGGTGGACCCGGAGGAGCTGGAGCAGATCTCGCCCGGCCGCTCGCGGACCATCGACGTCTCCGGCTTCGTCGACCTGGCCGCGATCGACCCGATCTACTTCGACAAGACGTACTACCTCGGGCCGAAGGGCCGGGAGTACGGCAAGATCTACGCCCTGCTCACCAGGGCCCTGGAGCGGTCGAACCGGGCCGGGCTGGCGATGTTCTCGATGCGCGGCAAGGAGTACCTGACCGCCGTCCGCGCCGAGAAGGGCCTGCTGGAGCTGCACACCATGCACTTCGCCGACGAGGTCCGCGACCCGCACCGGGAGATCGACGACCTGCCCGACGGCAAGGAGAAGTTCAGCGGCGCCGAGCTGCGCACGGCCGAGCAGCTGATCGACACCCTGGCCGTCGACTGGGACCCGGACGAGTACCGGGACACCTTCGAGGAGCAGGTCCGCACGCTGATCGAGGACAAGCAGGCCGGGCGGGAGACGGTGCTCTCGGAGGGCCCGCCCGCCGAGGCGACCAATGTCGTCGACCTGATGGACGTGCTGCGGCGCAGCCTGGACGACGCCCGCGGCGCGGAGAAGGCGGGAGCGCCGAAGAGCCCGGCGGCGGCCCGACGGACGCCCAAGGCGGCCGGCGGCAAGAAGAGCACCTCGGCGGCGGCCCTGGGCGGCGGGTCCGGGGCGGGGGCGGCGAAGGAGAAGAAGCGGGTCGGCTCGTCGAAGGCGGCGGAGGACCTGTCGAAGCTCACCAAGCCGGAGCTGTACAAGCGGGCCACCGAGCTCGACATCCCGCACCGCTCGACGATGAACCGCGACGAGCTGCAGGCGGCGGTGGAGCGGGCGGGCCACGGGCTGCGCGCGGTGTCCTGA
- a CDS encoding anti-anti-sigma regulatory factor has protein sequence MTDDANGAQLRDPAALEMVCDAVGDDGALCRVTGTLTGESLLLAGQGLDLALRTGRRLLVLDLARVLVCDAAGVDYLRRFGRDAGAVGVRLRLSAASPAVNRALDETGGRAYLAVYESVEEALNRGAERAGGLPAQRPRTAAPERGRPERSAE, from the coding sequence ATGACCGACGACGCGAACGGCGCGCAGCTCAGGGACCCTGCCGCCCTGGAGATGGTGTGCGACGCGGTCGGCGATGACGGCGCGCTGTGCCGGGTGACCGGCACTCTGACCGGGGAGAGCCTGCTGCTGGCCGGGCAGGGGCTCGACCTCGCCCTGCGGACCGGGCGGCGGCTGCTGGTCCTCGACCTCGCCCGGGTCCTGGTGTGCGACGCCGCCGGCGTGGACTACCTGCGGCGGTTCGGTCGGGACGCCGGCGCCGTCGGGGTCCGGCTGCGCCTGTCGGCCGCCAGCCCCGCGGTGAACCGCGCGCTGGACGAGACCGGCGGCCGGGCCTACCTCGCCGTCTACGAGTCGGTGGAGGAGGCGCTGAACCGGGGCGCCGAGCGGGCCGGTGGGCTCCCCGCCCAGCGCCCCCGCACGGCCGCGCCGGAGCGCGGCCGGCCCGAGCGGTCAGCCGAGTAG
- a CDS encoding phosphoglycerate dehydrogenase-like enzyme → MQLRCAVLDDFQGVATTLADWSPLEGRVEVVSFREHFADEDGLAAAVADFDIIVTLRERVPFPASLLRRLPRLRLLVASGMRNSVIDHAAAAEQGVTVCGTGSLSTPPVELTWALILGLARGLVEESTALRQGGPWQSTVGADLHGRRLGLLGLGKIGSRVAQVGLAFGMDVVAWSRNLTKERADEVGVSLAPSKEDLLASSDVVSIHLALGDRTRGLLGAPELALMKPTALLVNTSRAAIVDQDALLAALHGGRIAGAGIDVFDIEPLPADHPMRTAPRLLATPHLGYVSRANYETYYRHAVEDIEAYLAGEPVRLLG, encoded by the coding sequence ATGCAGTTGCGCTGTGCCGTGCTCGACGACTTCCAGGGCGTCGCGACGACGCTCGCCGACTGGTCCCCGCTGGAGGGCCGGGTGGAGGTCGTCAGCTTCCGCGAGCACTTCGCCGACGAGGACGGACTCGCCGCCGCCGTGGCCGACTTCGACATCATCGTGACCCTGCGCGAGCGGGTGCCCTTCCCGGCCTCGCTGCTGCGCCGACTTCCCCGGCTGCGGCTGCTGGTCGCCTCCGGCATGCGGAACTCCGTCATCGACCACGCGGCCGCCGCCGAGCAGGGCGTCACCGTCTGCGGCACCGGGAGCCTGTCCACGCCGCCGGTGGAGCTCACCTGGGCACTGATCCTCGGCCTCGCCCGCGGGCTGGTCGAGGAGTCCACCGCGCTGCGGCAGGGCGGCCCGTGGCAGAGCACCGTCGGTGCGGACCTGCACGGCCGCCGGCTCGGCCTGCTCGGCCTCGGCAAGATCGGCAGCCGGGTCGCCCAGGTCGGCCTGGCCTTCGGCATGGACGTCGTCGCCTGGAGCCGGAACCTCACGAAGGAACGCGCCGACGAGGTCGGTGTCTCCCTCGCCCCCTCCAAGGAGGACCTGCTGGCGAGCAGCGACGTGGTCTCGATCCACCTCGCCCTCGGCGACCGCACCCGGGGGCTGCTGGGCGCACCCGAACTCGCCCTGATGAAGCCCACCGCCCTGCTGGTCAACACCTCGCGGGCCGCGATCGTCGACCAGGACGCCCTGCTCGCCGCGCTGCACGGGGGCCGGATCGCCGGCGCCGGCATCGACGTCTTCGACATCGAGCCGCTGCCGGCCGACCATCCGATGCGCACCGCGCCGCGGCTGCTCGCCACTCCGCACCTCGGCTACGTCTCCCGCGCCAACTACGAGACGTACTACCGGCACGCGGTCGAGGACATCGAGGCGTACCTGGCGGGAGAGCCCGTCCGGCTACTCGGCTGA
- a CDS encoding nucleoside-diphosphate-sugar epimerase, which produces MSKHLIVGAGPVGTAAARLLADRGEEVTVVTRSGRTAAPLAGVHHLRLDATDAEALAAAAAGTAVLYNCANPAYHRWATDWPPLAAALLRAAESSGAVLATVSNLYGYGAVDAPMTESTPLAPNSVKGGVRARMWQDAEALHRAGRIRATEIRGSDYLGPGAQSVLGERVLPRLLAGRGVQVLGDPDTPHSWTYTLDAARLLVAVGSDERAWGRPWHVPSNAPRSQRETLADLARAAGLPPVKVSRIPGPALALLGLVNPVVRAVRETAYQLERPFVMDSTAAERTFGLAPTPWNEMLTAVVDSYRTA; this is translated from the coding sequence GTGAGCAAGCACCTGATCGTCGGAGCCGGCCCCGTCGGCACCGCCGCCGCCCGACTGCTCGCCGACCGCGGCGAGGAGGTCACCGTGGTCACCCGCTCCGGCCGGACGGCCGCGCCGCTGGCCGGGGTGCACCACCTGCGGCTGGACGCCACCGACGCCGAGGCCCTCGCCGCCGCTGCCGCCGGCACCGCCGTGCTCTACAACTGCGCCAACCCCGCCTACCACCGGTGGGCCACCGACTGGCCGCCGCTCGCCGCCGCGCTGCTCCGCGCCGCCGAGAGCTCCGGCGCCGTCCTCGCCACCGTGAGCAACCTGTACGGCTACGGCGCCGTGGACGCCCCGATGACCGAATCCACCCCGCTCGCGCCGAACTCGGTCAAGGGCGGGGTGCGCGCCCGGATGTGGCAGGACGCGGAGGCGCTGCACAGGGCCGGCCGCATCCGCGCCACCGAGATCCGCGGCTCCGACTACCTCGGGCCCGGCGCGCAGAGCGTGCTCGGCGAGCGCGTCCTGCCGCGCCTGCTGGCCGGTCGCGGCGTCCAGGTCCTCGGCGACCCCGACACCCCGCACAGCTGGACGTACACCCTGGACGCCGCCCGGCTGCTGGTGGCCGTCGGCAGCGACGAGCGCGCCTGGGGCCGGCCGTGGCACGTCCCGAGCAACGCCCCGCGCAGCCAGCGGGAGACCCTCGCCGACCTCGCCCGCGCGGCCGGACTGCCGCCGGTCAAGGTGAGCCGGATCCCGGGCCCGGCACTCGCCCTGCTCGGCCTGGTCAACCCGGTCGTCCGGGCCGTCCGGGAGACCGCCTACCAGCTGGAGCGCCCGTTCGTCATGGACTCCACCGCGGCCGAGCGGACCTTCGGCCTGGCCCCGACCCCGTGGAACGAGATGCTGACCGCCGTCGTCGACTCCTACCGCACCGCCTGA
- a CDS encoding TetR family transcriptional regulator — MSATPKPLTARERARIEFTRDIKEAARRQLAEHGPDGLSLRGVARDIGLVSASALYRYFPGRDALLTALITDSYDSLGDAADAAVAAAAGRDPGERWLALCHAVRDWAVARPHEYALIYGSPVPGYAAPADTTGPGTRLPFLIGGLFATAAAAGGWRPGPAPAAPEDARQALQPLLARLPGEAPADLVVAGLSAWTYLCGAVSFEVFGHRSAIVAEPRAYFDHEIRRIGTLLGILPAPAA; from the coding sequence ATGTCCGCCACCCCGAAGCCGCTCACCGCCCGCGAACGCGCCCGCATCGAGTTCACCCGGGACATCAAGGAGGCCGCCCGCCGGCAGCTCGCCGAGCACGGGCCGGACGGCCTCTCGCTGCGCGGGGTGGCCCGGGACATCGGCCTGGTCTCGGCCTCCGCGCTCTACCGGTACTTCCCCGGGCGCGACGCCCTGCTCACCGCGCTGATCACGGACAGCTACGACTCGCTGGGCGACGCGGCGGACGCGGCCGTCGCAGCGGCGGCCGGCCGGGACCCGGGCGAGCGGTGGCTGGCCCTGTGCCACGCCGTGCGCGACTGGGCCGTGGCGCGCCCGCACGAGTACGCGCTGATCTACGGCTCGCCCGTCCCCGGCTACGCCGCTCCGGCGGACACCACCGGCCCGGGCACCCGCCTGCCGTTCCTGATCGGCGGCCTGTTCGCCACGGCGGCCGCGGCGGGCGGCTGGCGCCCCGGCCCGGCGCCCGCCGCTCCGGAGGACGCGCGGCAGGCGCTGCAGCCACTGCTCGCCCGGCTGCCCGGGGAGGCCCCGGCCGACCTGGTGGTCGCCGGGCTGTCGGCCTGGACGTACCTGTGCGGCGCGGTCTCCTTCGAGGTGTTCGGCCACCGCTCGGCGATCGTCGCCGAGCCGAGGGCCTACTTTGACCACGAGATCCGCCGCATCGGCACCCTGCTGGGGATCCTGCCCGCACCCGCCGCCTGA